Part of the Vulpes vulpes isolate BD-2025 chromosome 13, VulVul3, whole genome shotgun sequence genome, CTGCAGCTTCTCCGTCAGCACTTGCTGCTCTGCCTTGTACTTTGATGTCATGGAGATGGCTTCTCTCCTTAAACCTCATGACCCACCCTCTGCTTACAGCTTCAGACCTTTctcctgcagcttcctcacctctctcagcttTCATGGAATTGAAGAGTCAGGGCCTTGCTCTGggttaggctttggcttaagggaatattatggctggtttgatcttctatccagaccactcaaACCTTATCCATGTCAGCAACAAggctattttgcttagcatttgtgtgttcactgggtTAGTACtttcaatttccttcaagaactttttctttgtgttcaCAACTTGTCTAACTGGTTGGCATATGATGCCTAGTTTCTGGCCTAAGTTTTCACATACCTTCCTCATTAAGCTTAATCATTTcaagcttttgatttaaaatgagagatatacggctcttcctttcacttgaacacttctaaaggccattgtagggttattgtttggcctaatttcaatattgtcgTAGCCCAGGGAATAGGGCTACACACTACACACTAAGACTAAATAAAAATTGGCAGCTAGGCCTCAGATGCTAAAGAGGACCAAATTAGGAAGGGGATCTTCCAGGAAATAAcaggccacatttttttttttaagttccagaaACATCAGCATCCTTTATTATATTACAAATAAGTCAAATATATACTTGCTTTAACATATGAACtactttatatattaaatgttttgatGACTGGATAAATTTGAGATGTGTTCTAAATTTAAAGCAGAAAGTCAGAAGAGTTACGTTGCATAGCATAAATATAAAACCACAGACCAATCTTTTTCCTCGCTTAATCTCCTGAAGTACAGTTTTAATATcaaaatccctgggtggcgcagcggtttggcgcctgcctttgacccagggcgcgatcctggagacccgggatcgaatcccacgtcgggctcctggtgcatggagcctgtttctccctctgcctgtgtctctgcctctctctctctctctctctctgtgactatcataaataaattaaaaaaaaaaaaaattcaaaatctccAAATTCTGCTCTTGATGTTGTTGTGAGCTGGACTGTGCCAGAAGAAAATAACATGCACTTATAATGTGCAGCTGCCTTCTTGGCATTAAATATATGCAGTTTTCctcttgcttcattttcttcctcccctACATGACAAAATCCACATTTAGGCCTGGTGTCACTAGGGCTGCTTCTATGTGGAGACCTATCTCTATAGGAACTACTTTCCATTTCATCTGTTCCATGGGAGGATGTGGACCTGGTATCTTCCGACAGCcctttaaaattagtttttcgTGGCCTTCCTTTGcgacttttctttttacttttaggtAATGCAGGCTCCAGTTCATGTTCATTAAAACTTTCTTCTAAGTCAGCTTCAGAGTTATGTGCAGTTTTCTTGTGTTTTCGGCAATACACCATGTAAATTCCTTGTGAAGGTTTTTCTCGTATTTGAGCTTTATCATGCAATGCACAGTG contains:
- the LOC112925718 gene encoding PHD finger protein 6-like, which translates into the protein MSSSVEQKKGPTRQHKCGFSKSNRDKECGQLLISENQKVAAHQKYMLFSSALVSSHSDNESLGGFSIEDVQKEIKRGTKLMCSLCHCPGATIGCDVKTCHRTYHYHCALHDKAQIREKPSQGIYMVYCRKHKKTAHNSEADLEESFNEHELEPALPKSKKKSRKGRPRKTNFKGLSEDTRSTSSHGTDEMESSSYRDRSPHRSSPSDTRPKCGFCHVGEEENEARGKLHIFNAKKAAAHYKCMLFSSGTVQLTTTSRAEFGDFDIKTVLQEIKRGKRLVCGFIFMLCNVTLLTFCFKFRTHLKFIQSSKHLIYKVVHMLKQVYI